A window from Solanum stenotomum isolate F172 chromosome 5, ASM1918654v1, whole genome shotgun sequence encodes these proteins:
- the LOC125865119 gene encoding uncharacterized protein LOC125865119 — protein sequence MMTGEDKFKQFDFHLRSLSSSARDSNFVTDPASDPSLLNSVKSLCDLCRSEKSEDLIARVYPHLNRIFQRCLSSISQSQTSNGLLLLAILQFFLDFGDVVLHDADPNLRTFFKSCLSREFADPVVAEATLDFLNANKKKFSSSFPTLLPQFFPLLLKLIAWNGEKLEKAFRRVFPGLISQGSFLPLFPSIVDFPILVVALEKVEKSSGSLVGSSIASIQKSSAPEMLLALMDEAYTGSTIGDGGADSESEDSSTMAVAEPFFLELLKDENDGLAERHWASPAVAVALQAAVSTSMSDRLKQALRMTPRLLDMYTAIAIREVNDSLICALVPLLMARYSNLFPEKLFLYEVQKRILELMLAGFNRSPSFIALLKKPIVDRLGEAYDSPSKTELALQLCWAIGEHGGGGETHKDAARELFESLELLLYENLSSSRVRLRESALGSDSAKSRKSSQSRLLCFVVTAIAKLATYHRELLPRARVSLTKVARSRISDARVWKRARDYLGLMNEPAICLSILGPCESPSKGMQKLGTVNWSEGGTKMISHLPFYLLGAQEGPPHDFSFMDVLPGS from the exons ATGATGACCGGAGAAGACAAATTCAAACAGTTCGATTTTCATCTGAGGTCGTTATCTTCCAGTGCTAGAGACTCCAATTTCGTCACCGACCCTGCCTCCGATCCTTCTCTTCTCAATTCC GTCAAAAGTCTTTGTGATTTATGTAGAAGTGAGAAGTCAGAAGATTTGATTGCTAGAGTTTATCCTCATCTGAATAGGATATTTCAGCGATGTCTTTCTTCAATTTCGCAGTCTCAAACCTCCAATGGCCTTCTTCTATTG GCTATACTTCAGTTTTTTCTCGACTTTGGAGATGTGGTCCTGCATGATGCTGATCCTAATTTACGGACCTTTTTTAAGTCATGCTTGAGCCG TGAGTTTGCAGACCCTGTTGTTGCAGAGGCAACCCTTGACTTTCTGAATGCAAACAAGAAAAAGTTTTCAAGTTCGTTTCCTACTTTGCTTCCCCAG TTTTTCCCATTATTGCTGAAGCTAATTGCATGGAATGGGGAGAA ATTGGAAAAAGCATTTCGTAGAGTATTTCCTGGTTTGATTTCCCAGGGGTCATTTCTTCCACTATTTCCATCAATCGTAGACTTTCCTA TATTGGTTGTGGCACTGGAAAAGGTGGAAAAGAGTTCAGGATCACTGGTTGGCAGTAGCATAGCTTCAATACAGAAGAGTTCAGCTCCAGAG ATGTTGCTAGCACTCATGGATGAAGCATATACAGGATCAACCATAGGAGATGGAGGGGCGGACTCTGAATCTGAGGATAGCTCCACAATGGCAGTAGCTGAGCCATTCTTTCTTGAGCTGCTCAAGGATGAGAATGATGGTCTAGCT GAGCGTCATTGGGCTTCTCCTGCAGTAGCTGTGGCTCTACAAGCAGCAGTTAGCACGTCTATGTCTGATAGGCTGAAACAAGCACTGAGAATGACACCTCGGCTGCTTGATATGTATACTGCTATAGCGATCCGTGAAGTCAATGATT CTCTTATTTGTGCTCTGGTTCCCCTACTTATGGCAAGATATTCCAATCTATTCCCAGAAAAGTTATTCTTGTACGAG GTTCAAAAGAGGATCTTAGAGCTCATGCTTGCTGGCTTTAATCGATCTCCCAGTTTCATTGCACTTCTGAAG AAGCCTATAGTGGACAGACTTGGAGAAGCTTATGATAGTCCGTCGAAG ACTGAACTGGCATTACAACTATGCTGGGCAATCGGGGAGCATGGAGGTGGTGGTGAAACCCACAAAGATGCTGCTCGTGAACTCTTTGAGAGCTTGGAATTACTTCTCTATGAAAACCTTTCATCAAG CCGTGTGCGTCTGCGTGAATCAGCTCTTGGGTCTGATTCCGCAAAATCCAGAAAATCATCACAATCAAGGCTATTATGTTTTGTTGTGACTGCCATTGCAAAGCTTGCCACATATCACCGGGAACTGTTGCCCAGGGCCCGTGTTTCCTTAACAAAG GTTGCACGTTCACGAATCTCAGATGCAAGGGTCTGGAAGCGTGCACGTGATTATTTGGGTCTGATGAATGAACCTGCTATATGTTTGTCTATCTTGGGCCCATGTGAATCTCCAAGTAAAGGGATGCAGAAACTTGGCACAGTGAACTGGAGTGAAGGGGGAACTAAAATGATTTCGCACCTTCCATTTTACCTTTTAGGTGCACAAGAAG GTCCGCCCCATGATTTCTCATTTATGGATGTTCTTCCTGGAAGTTAG